One part of the Chloracidobacterium sp. genome encodes these proteins:
- a CDS encoding ABC transporter substrate-binding protein has translation MRTPCVAAAGALAVVVWTTEGCQVGAPRPTGEKAVEQTRVTKPQRVASLSIGTDEILCALVEPERIVALSKYAPDPEASYVAELARRISVFVERDPERILALRADLVLLARYTKAELRRAVEQTGTPTLVVEDFRSLADIEGNIRRIGRAVGEEARAEAVIANMRAKLAQARAALRSDRVGLRALYVAPPLVVAGRDTMGDVKLTAAGLRNAAADAGLTGNATLSAEALLKLDPDVIFVATGFASDAGFRERLLNDTQLAALSAVRRKRVIALPSRALRTVSHHTADAVLEIVQAVNALP, from the coding sequence ATGAGAACACCCTGTGTGGCGGCGGCCGGCGCGCTCGCCGTTGTTGTCTGGACAACGGAGGGTTGTCAGGTCGGCGCTCCGCGACCGACTGGGGAAAAGGCGGTGGAGCAAACGCGCGTAACAAAACCGCAGCGCGTGGCGTCGCTTTCGATTGGGACGGATGAAATCCTGTGCGCGCTGGTTGAGCCGGAGCGGATTGTCGCGTTGTCGAAGTACGCTCCCGACCCGGAGGCGAGTTATGTCGCGGAGCTTGCCCGGCGCATCAGCGTATTTGTGGAGCGCGACCCGGAGCGGATTCTGGCGCTGCGGGCGGATTTGGTTCTGCTCGCGCGTTACACGAAGGCGGAGTTGCGGCGGGCGGTCGAGCAGACCGGGACGCCGACGCTTGTCGTCGAGGACTTCCGCTCTCTGGCCGACATTGAGGGCAACATTCGGCGGATTGGGCGGGCGGTCGGCGAGGAAGCGCGCGCCGAGGCGGTCATCGCTAACATGCGGGCCAAACTGGCGCAGGCGCGTGCGGCGCTGCGTTCCGACCGGGTGGGCCTGCGGGCGCTCTATGTCGCGCCGCCACTAGTGGTCGCCGGGCGGGACACCATGGGTGACGTCAAGTTGACGGCAGCGGGGCTGCGTAACGCAGCGGCGGACGCCGGCCTGACGGGCAACGCGACGCTTTCCGCCGAGGCGCTCCTGAAGCTTGACCCGGATGTGATTTTTGTAGCGACCGGCTTTGCGTCCGACGCTGGCTTTCGGGAACGGTTGTTGAATGATACGCAACTAGCGGCGCTGAGCGCCGTCCGGCGGAAGCGCGTCATTGCCCTGCCGTCGCGGGCGCTGCGGACAGTGTCACACCATACGGCCGACGCTGTTCTGGAGATCGTGCAAGCGGTCAACGCGCTGCCCTGA